One genomic window of Gossypium hirsutum isolate 1008001.06 chromosome D11, Gossypium_hirsutum_v2.1, whole genome shotgun sequence includes the following:
- the LOC107926735 gene encoding perakine reductase, whose protein sequence is MGEEQQRIQIPRVKLGTQGLEVSKLGFGCMGLTGVYNDPVPEEIGISIIKHAFHRGITFFDTSDFYGPKTNEILIGKALKQLPREKVQLATKFGIENMDSTGFIVNGTPQYVRTCIEASLKRLDVDYIDLYYQHRVDTNTPIEDTMSELKKLVEEGKIKYIGLSEASPETIKRAHAVHPITALQMEWSLWTRDIEDEIVPLCRELGIGIVPYSPLGGGFFAGRGVMETVPANSMLTYISRFQGENLDKNKKLYLKTEKLAKKHGCTSAQVALAWVLHQGDDVAPLPGTTKIKNLDSNIGSLKVKLTAEDLKEISDAVPMNEVAGNPMPDILSRFSWKFSNTPPKGSKVST, encoded by the exons ATGGGTGAGGAGCAGCAGAGAATTCAGATTCCTAGAGTCAAACTGGGAACTCAAGGACTTGAG GTTTCAAAGTTGGGGTTTGGATGTATGGGGCTCACTGGAGTTTACAATGATCCTGTCCCTGAGGAAATTGGCATATCGATTATCAAGCATGCATTCCATAGAGGAATCACTTTCTTTGATACATCTGATTTCTATGGACCCAAAACtaatgaaattttgattggaaAG GCATTGAAGCAGCTACCAAGAGAGAAGGTACAGTTAGCCACAAAGTTTGGAATCGAAAATATGGATTCGACTGGTTTCATAGTAAATGGTACTCCCCAATATGTCCGTACCTGTATTGAAGCTAGCCTGAAGCGCCTTGATGTAGACTATATTGATCTTTACTACCAGCACAGGGTTGACACCAACACTCCAATAGAGGATACT ATGTCTGAACTCAAGAAGCTGGTGGAAGAAGGGAAAATAAAGTACATAGGTTTATCTGAAGCTAGCCCTGAAACTATAAAGAGAGCACATGCAGTACATCCCATAACTGCTTTACAGATGGAGTGGTCACTGTGGACTCGTGATATCGAGGATGAAATAGTACCTCTTTGCAG GGAACTTGGAATTGGCATTGTTCCGTATTCCCCTCTCGGTGGCGGTTTCTTTGCCGGAAGAGGAGTGATGGAAACTGTTCCTGCAAATAGTATGCTG ACATATATCTCAAGATTTCAAGGAGAAAACTTGGACAAAAATAAGAAGTTATATTTGAAAACCGAGAAGTTGGCCAAGAAGCATGGATGTACCTCTGCACAAGTAGCACTTGCCTGGGTCCTTCATCAAGGGGATGATGTAGCACCGCTTCCAG GAACAACCAAGATAAAAAATCTGGATAGTAACATTGGTTCACTAAAAGTAAAGCTCACAGCAGAAGATTTGAAAGAAATTTCGGATGCAGTTCCGATGAATGAGGTAGCAGGTAATCCTATGCCAGATATTTTAAGTCGATTCAGTTGGAAGTTTAGCAATACACCACCAAAGGGGAGCAAGGTTTCAACTTGA
- the LOC107926835 gene encoding putative lysine-specific demethylase JMJ16 produces the protein MRKMKMINSNVKGWQAIGFNVEALQYNNIKFQVSIIRIGMELVRVCLEEKNDDISSVPPGFEPRALFSLKSEAHDTKRYERDNLICCSASTRAILVEKGTGLANDESSKITRSMSMRRRPWINYGQYGNSSEDEPDHGKLNQLNKRIGQASKVSDNEVEQVLKQVTVRWRPEEACRPDIEDVPVFYPTDEEFEDTLKYIASIRPRAEQYGICRIVPPSSKMNKECDTILVNEESYLWHHSACEL, from the exons atgagaaaaatgaagatgATAAATAGCAATGTAAAAGGTTGGCAAG CGATTGGGTTTAATGTAGAGGCTCTACAATACAACAACATCAAGTTTCAAGTTTCAA TAATACGGATAGGGATGGAACTTGTGAGAGTTTGTCTTGAAGAAAAGAATGATGATATTTCATCAGTTCCACCAGGTTTCGAGCCTCGTGCATTGTTTTCCTTAAAGAGTGAGGCACATGATACTAAAAGATATGAGCGTGATAATTTGATCTGTTGTTCAGCCTCTACTAGAGCCATTCTAGTTGAAAAGGGAACTGGGTTGGCCAATGATGAAAGTTCAAAGATTACAAGGTCAATGTCTATGAGGCGTCGACCTTGGATAAACTATGGTCAATATGGTAACAGTTCAGAAGATGAACCCGATCATGGAAAGCTCAATCAA TTGAACAAGAGAATAGGACAAGCAAGCAAAGTTTCCGATAATGAAGTGGAACAAGTGTTGAAACAGGTGACTGTAAGATGGCGTCCAGAAGAGGCATGTCGGCCAGATATTGAGGATGTACCTGTGTTCTACCCAACAGACGAG GAGTTTGAAGATACTTTGAAGTATATAGCCAGCATACGACCAAGAGCAGAACAATATGGAATCTGTCGCATTGTTCCTCCATCTTCTAAAATGAACAAAGAATGTGATACGATACTTGTTAATGAAGAATCCTACTTATGGCATCATAGTGCTTGTGAATTATAG